Proteins encoded together in one Salarchaeum sp. JOR-1 window:
- a CDS encoding non-histone chromosomal MC1 family protein, giving the protein MAREDGKRNFALRDVDGTETSVFSGNTPRQAALKAARRLEDVADGEQNAKRHDIRLREKGSDKVHIYEAWAWEEDAPDDSPDWMPSRITKANVSKQGIEHVDDI; this is encoded by the coding sequence ATGGCACGTGAGGACGGTAAACGGAATTTCGCGCTCCGCGACGTCGACGGTACCGAGACCAGCGTCTTCAGTGGGAACACGCCCCGGCAGGCCGCGCTCAAAGCGGCCCGACGGCTCGAAGACGTCGCTGACGGTGAACAGAACGCAAAACGCCACGACATCCGGCTCCGCGAGAAGGGCTCGGACAAGGTACACATCTACGAGGCCTGGGCGTGGGAGGAAGACGCGCCCGACGACTCGCCCGACTGGATGCCCAGTCGCATCACCAAGGCGAACGTCTCGAAGCAAGGCATCGAACACGTCGACGACATCTAG
- a CDS encoding AbrB/MazE/SpoVT family DNA-binding domain-containing protein: MVRKKKLSPSGAKGEDGEYHNAHVNLHEDELAVAGLEIGDEVFVRVREDKIIIQKADPDEVEHDF, translated from the coding sequence ATGGTTCGCAAGAAGAAACTCAGCCCGAGTGGCGCGAAAGGCGAGGACGGCGAGTACCACAACGCCCACGTGAACCTCCACGAGGACGAACTCGCCGTCGCCGGCCTCGAAATCGGCGACGAGGTGTTCGTGCGCGTGCGTGAGGACAAGATTATCATCCAGAAAGCGGATCCGGACGAGGTCGAACACGACTTCTGA
- a CDS encoding quinone-dependent dihydroorotate dehydrogenase: MSIYSAVKPLLFRLPAETAHTTVHAGLRTLQRTPFLSTVDDALTVESSRLRVRAFKNKFPNPIGVAAGFDKNAEIPRAIEALGFGHVEVGGVTADQQDGNPRPRMFRLREDEAIVNRMGFNNDGADVVGRRLREQSLPDSPVGVNIGKSKAAEDAPADYRYTYERVADSGDYFVVNVSSPNTPGLRDLQHRDHLEAIFTELLDAGASPLLVKFSPDLSRDAIADGVALAEELGLDGIVAANTTTERDDSLRSPARFEQGGLSGKPLRERATSLVRFVAERTDLPVVGVGGVFTAEDAYKKIRNGASVVQLYTGLVYRGPTIARDINQGLLELLDRDGFDTIEDAVGANL; this comes from the coding sequence GTGTCCATCTACAGCGCGGTCAAACCGCTATTGTTCCGCCTCCCCGCAGAGACGGCGCACACGACGGTTCACGCCGGGCTGCGCACTCTCCAGCGAACCCCGTTTCTCTCGACAGTCGACGACGCATTGACTGTCGAGTCTTCGCGCTTACGCGTGCGCGCGTTCAAGAACAAGTTCCCGAATCCTATCGGCGTCGCAGCCGGGTTCGACAAGAACGCCGAAATCCCGCGCGCGATCGAGGCACTCGGGTTCGGTCACGTGGAGGTCGGCGGCGTCACGGCCGACCAGCAGGACGGGAACCCGCGTCCCCGCATGTTCCGCTTGCGCGAGGACGAGGCCATCGTGAACCGCATGGGGTTCAACAACGACGGCGCAGACGTGGTGGGTCGGCGGCTCCGCGAACAGTCCCTTCCGGACAGCCCCGTGGGCGTGAACATCGGGAAGTCGAAGGCCGCAGAGGACGCCCCCGCGGACTACCGGTACACGTACGAGCGCGTCGCGGATTCGGGGGATTACTTCGTCGTGAACGTCTCCAGCCCGAACACGCCCGGCCTCCGCGACCTCCAGCACCGCGACCACCTCGAAGCCATCTTCACCGAACTCCTCGACGCGGGCGCGAGCCCCCTCCTGGTGAAGTTCTCCCCCGACCTCTCCCGGGACGCAATCGCGGACGGCGTCGCGCTCGCCGAAGAACTCGGTCTCGACGGCATCGTCGCCGCGAACACCACCACGGAACGCGACGACAGCCTCCGCAGCCCCGCCCGCTTCGAACAGGGCGGCCTCTCCGGAAAGCCCCTCCGAGAGCGCGCGACCTCCCTCGTCCGCTTCGTCGCCGAGCGCACCGACCTCCCCGTCGTCGGCGTGGGCGGCGTGTTCACCGCCGAGGACGCCTACAAGAAGATACGGAACGGCGCGTCCGTCGTCCAGCTCTACACCGGACTCGTCTACCGCGGCCCCACCATCGCCCGCGACATCAACCAGGGCCTCCTCGAACTCCTCGACCGCGACGGCTTCGACACCATCGAAGACGCCGTCGGCGCGAACCTCTAG